In one window of Scyliorhinus canicula chromosome 17, sScyCan1.1, whole genome shotgun sequence DNA:
- the irg1l gene encoding immunoresponsive gene 1, like has product MILDNIGVGILGSTSHVFDICLSYCQQMFAHDPVSSVYGRKGIKLSPTLAAFANGVAAHSMDFDDTWHPATHPSGAVLPALLAAAQMLPANSKPTGLDFLLAFNVGIEIQGRLMRFSKEANNIPKRFHPPSVVGTMGSAAAIAKLLSLNANQCINALAIAASLSGAPMANAATQAKPIHIGNATRLGFEAAVLASKGMEGNVKILDKTLGCFGFSAFYGDYEPEKMAPLEQTHFLLEGQDIAFKRFPAHLGMHWVVDAAVSVRQLATTNDSTFSPSMIDKIILRVPVSRYINRPFPETEHEARHSFQFNACSALLDGDVNIESFSESKLQQDDLSQLLNKVELQHPEDNVASFENMYGEVVLVLKNGDVLSGKCGTFYGHWRNPLSRESLLNKFKNNASYVLEQAKIEAIINTVENLEEVRDCSTLISYLQ; this is encoded by the exons CAAATGTTTGCACATGATCCAGTCAGCTCGGTGTATGGACGCAAAGGGATAAAACTTTCTCCCACTCTGGCAGCTTTTGCCAATGGAGTTGCG GCCCACTCAATGGATTTCGATGATACCTGGCATCCTGCCACTCACCCTTCGGGAGCTGTACTGCCCGCTCTCCTGGCTGCTGCCCAGATGTTGCCTGCAAACTCTAAACCCACTGGGCTTGACTTCCTGCTGGCCTTTAATGTGGGCATTGAAATACAAGGCAGGTTAATGCGTTTCTCCAAAGAGGCGAACAATATCCCCAAGAG ATTTCACCCTCCCAGTGTGGTTGGGACAATGGGCAGTGCTGCAGCCATAGCCAAATTGCTATCACTGAATGCTAACCAATGTATTAATGCCCTGGCTATTGCAGCTTCACTCTCAGGGGCACCAATGGCCAATGCAGcaactcaagcaaaacccatccataTTGGCAATGCCACACGGCTGGGCTTTGAAGCAGCTGTCCTGGCTTCTAAAGGAATGGAGGGGAATGTGAAAATTCTAGACAAGACCTTAGGCTGCTTTGGATTTTCTGCTTTCTATGGTGATTATGAACCTGAGAAGATGGCACCACTTGAGCAGACACATTTTCTGCTTGAGGGCCAAGATATTGCATTTAAGCGCTTCCCTGCCCATCTGGGCATGCATTGGGTAGTGGATGCTGCTGTCTCAGTTAGGCAGTTGGCGACTACCAATGATAGTACCTTTTCACCCTCTATGATTGACAAAATAATTCTGCGGGTCCCTGTTTCCCGATACATCAATAGGCCATTCCCAGAGACAGAGCATGAGGCTCGCCATTCTTTCCAGTTTAATGCCTGCTCTGCATTGCTGGATGGTGATGTGAACATTGAATCGTTCAGTGAAAGTAAACTCCAACAAGATGATCTCAGTCAGTTACTTAACAAAGTGGAGCTTCAACATCCTGAAGATAATGTGGCCAGTTTTGAGAATATGTATGGAGAAGTGGTTCTGGTCCTGAAGAACGGAGATGTGCTCAGTGGGAAATGTGGCACTTTCTATGGACACTGGAGAAACCCGCTATCGAGAGAATCGTTGctcaacaaattcaaaaacaatgCTTCATATGTATTGGAGCAGGCCAAAATAGAAGCTATTATCAACACAGTTGAGAACCTTGAAGAAGTGAGGGATTGTTCCACTTTAATTTCTTATTTGCAGTGA